The Fundidesulfovibrio putealis DSM 16056 genome segment GCGACGAGGTCTTCCTGCGCCGCTTCCTGGAGTTGGTGCACAACGCCGAGACCCAGGGGTTCGGCTCGCTGTCTTCCTTCCTGGAGTTCTGGCGCGACAAGGGCCACACGGAGAAGATTCCCCAACCGGAGAACGCCGGGGCGGTGCGCGTGCTGACCATCCACAAGGCCAAGGGGCTGGAGTTCCCCGTGGCGGTCATCCCCTTCAACCTCCACCCGTTCCGTCAGCCCGGGGGCCTGACTCGCATCCAATCGAGCGATCCGGACGGGCAGGAACTGACCGCCCCCCTCTGCAAAGAACTGGGCGAGGTGTTTCACCGGCAGGCCGCCAAGTCGCTTTTGGAGCAGATCAACCTGCTCTACGTGGCCTGGACCCGTCCGGAAGAGGAGCTGCACATCTTTTTGCCTGGCGCCGACAAGCTCATAAACCGCACGCCCTTGGCCAAGGCCACGCAGCTGATGCTGCGCGCAGCCGGATTTTCCTCGGACGAGCCCGAGACGGTCCTGGGCAAGCGCCCGCCCAGGCAGGCCGAGCTAGTGACCTCGCGCGGGCCTGCCCATCAGCCCCCGGAGCCCGGCCCGCTGTCCGAGCCGCTGGGCGCGTCGCCGCCGCTCGACTGGCTGCCGGGCCTGAAGATCGCCCGCCGCGAGCTGGGCGACCCGCTGGAGCGCCTGCGCCTGACCGAACGCAAGCGCGGCATCGTCCTGCACAAGGCCCTGGAGATCTTGAAGCCCGGCGGCGACGCCTTGTCCGCCGTGCTCCAGGCCATGGCCGCAAACGGCCTCGCAGACGAGGACGCCGCCCTGGAGCTGGCCGAGGGCCTGGAGTGGCTGGCCGCGCAGGATTTCTTCCCGCAATGCCAGCAACGCGGGCTGCGCGAGGCGGAGCTTCTGGACGCGGACGGCAACATCCACAGGCCGGACCTCATGGCCTTCACCGGCCAGGAGGCCCTGGTGCTGGACTACAAGACCGGGCGCGAGGACCCGTCGCATCATGAACAGCTGCGGCGCTACCTGCGCCTCGTCCAGCAGTTGCCACAGGCCGAGGGCCTCCCGGCACGCGGCCTCATCGCCTATCTGGACCTCAAGACCCTTCGCGAAGTGCTCCCAGGAGAGACCCTGTGAATCCCATCACCATAATCCCCTGGGACCGCGATTTCATGACCGGGCTGGCCTCCCATCTGGTGGAGCGCTTCCAGGGACGCTTCGAGGACCTGATCGTCCTGTTCCCGCACCGCAGACCCCGGCGCTACCTGCTGGACAAGCTCGCGGAAGACGAACGCCTCCCCAAGCCCTGCCTATTGCCGCGCATTCTCTCCATTGACGAGCTCTTCGCCGAACTGGCCACCGAGCTGCATCCCCAGCCTCTGCGCCCGCTCACGGAGCTGGACCGGGTGGGCGTATTGCACGCGGTGGTCACCCGCCTCAAGGTTGGGCTTCGTGGCCCGGACAACGCCTTTCCCGCCGAGGTGAAGGACTTCTTCCCCTGGGGGCTTAAGCTCGCGGAGCTTTTCGAGGAACTCTTCCAACAGGGCATCGACGCCGACAACCTGGACCACGTCCAGGACATGGTGCTGCCCACTGCCGCCGCGCTGCTCGGCAACCTGAAAACCATCCAGGCGGCCTACCGCCGGGAGCTCCTGGAGTCCGGCTCCTGCACGCCGGGGCTTCTGCGCTCCCTGGTGGCCGCGCAGGCAGAGCGAGCCGTGGACATCCTTGCGGACAAGCAGGTGCTGGCCTGCGGCTTCCATGTGCTCTCGGGCAGCGAGGAAGCACTGCTGAAGCCCCTCTGGCAGAACGACCGGGCGGAGCTGCTCTGGCACACCGACCCAGCCGTGGCCGAGCCCGGCCAGGAGGCGCACTGGTCCTGCCAGGAGCACCTGAGCTGGCTCAAGGCCTGGAAGGCCAAGGCTCAGACCGCGCAGGACGAGAAGCGCTCCCCCCTGCCCTCCTGGCGCACCCGCACTGACCAGTTCAGCCTGTTTTCAGCGGCCTCCGCTCCCGAACCCTCACGGCGCGCCCGCATCACCTTCCATCAGGGGTTCGACCTGCACTCGCAGCTCATGGCCTTGCGCCAGGAACTGGACGCCGTGACCGACACCGCCGGATTCGCCGTGGTGCTTCCCGACACCAGCATGCTCATGCCCGTGCTGCACCATCTGCCGCGCCGGGACGTGAACGTGTCCATGGGTTTCCCCATGTGGCGCTCGCCGCTCTACCAGCTCATCGAGACCATCCTGCGCCTTCAGGAAGGGCGCATGCCCGGCGGCTACCACTGGCGCGAGGTCATCGCGCTTCTGCGCCATCCCCTGCTGAAGCTGCTGCGCATCGGCGAGGAAACACCGCTACGCCTGCTCTTTCACGATTGGGAAGCGGCCATACGCCAGGGCGAAAAATATCTGGACCCGTCCGGGTGGACGCCCCCCGAGGCCGTGCCCGGCGGTCCGCCCGAAGCCTCGCCCGAGGCCAAGGCCCTGCGCGAGCGCGTGGTTGAGGTCTGCTTCACCGCCTTCGAGGACGCCACCACCCCGCGCCGCATGGCCCAGGCCCTGGTGGGGCTTGCCAGCCTGCTGCTGGACCCCGAGCACTCGGGCGGCCGCTGGGAGCGCTTCATCATCGACGCGGCCTGTCTGGCGCGGCTCATGGATCAGGTGATCCCCGAACTTCACGACAGCGCCATCAGCGCCGAGCTCTTCCCGCCCGAGGCCGTGCGCTCCATGACCCGCGACCTCCTCAAACGCCAGCGCGTGCCCTTCGAGGCCGATCCCCTGTCAGGGCTCCAGGTTCTGGGCATGCTGGAGACGCGCCTGCTCACCTTCGAGCGGGTGTTCATCCTGGGCGCCACCGAGGAAGCCCTGCCCGGCACCCCCAGGCCCGACCCGCTCCTGCCCGACCCGCTGCGTCAGGCCCTTGGTTTGCCCGGCCAGCGAGAGCGCGACATGATCGCCGCCCACACCTTCTACCGCCTCATCCAGGGCGCACGCGAGGTGGGCATTCTGTACTCCTCCGGCATCCAGCCCGGCCTTCTGGACGGCAAAAGCCTGCCAAGCCGCTACGTGGAGCAGCTCATCTGGGAGGAGGAAAAACGCCAGGGACGCCTCATCGCGCCCGGAGAGGAACCGCGCCGCCTGATCACCCTGCCCATGCGCGGCGTGCGCCCGCCCGCCCCGGACGTGGAGAACACCCGCGCCTGCCGCCTGAAGCTGGAATCGCGCTTGCGTTACCAGGGCGTGACACCAACGCTGCTGGACAGCTTTCTGCGCTGTCCGCTCGCGTACTTCTTCAAGTATCTCACACCGCTGGAGGCACTGGACGAAGTCGCCGAAGAGGGCGATCCGCCAGCCTTCGGAAACCTCGTCCACGAAGTGCTCCAGGACTTTTTCCGGCCCCTTATCGGCAAACGCCTGGAAGCCGGGCAGCTGGACGGCCAGGCCCTGGCAGATCTCTTCACCAAGCGGCTGCACGACTCGCAGTTCTTCCGCCAGATGCCCGTCCACGGTCGGTTGATGCTTGAGCGCACCGCCCGCCGCCGTCTGGCCGACTTCGCCCAGGGTTCTCCGGCCTGCACCCCCCTGGAGCTGGAAAAGCGCATCGACGCCGAACTGGAACTGGACGGCGCGCGCTACCGGCTGGGCGGCACGCTGGACCGCCTGGACGAGCGCGACGCCGGGCTCTTCATCCTGGACTACAAGACCGGGTCCCCCAAGAAGCCCGGCAAAAAGTTCTGGGACGACCCAGACATATGGGATGTGGTGAACGCCGGAGATGTCGACTCCGGCCTGTCCATGCTGCCCGAGCTGGCCCAAAAACTCGTCTCCATCCAGATGCCGCTGTACCTGCACGCCTTCTGGAAGGCCACGGGGCGCGAGGCAGTCAACGGAGCCTTCGTCTGTCTGGGCAAGGGCGGCGACGAAGCCGCGCTCTTCGGGGCGGACATGGACCCGGACGCCGCTGCCGCCGCCATTCAGGACAAGACGCCACTTCTGGCCGGATTCATCCTGAAGATGATGCTTCAGTCCCCGCACTTCAGCCCGCAGGTCTCGCCGGGCTGCGCCTGGTGCGCCTGGAGGCAGGCCTGCCCCAGCGGCGGGGATGAATAGAGAAGAACAATATCGGGCTCCGCCCGAACCCGGCAGGGCTCTGCCCTGCACCCGCCAGGGGGATGATCCCCCTGGAACCTCAGTGGGCTTCGCGTAGCATGATGTCAAAGTTCAGAGTGCCGGGAGTATTGTCATGCCTGCGGTGAGCGTCATCGTCTCGCTATACAACCACGCTCGCTATCTCTCCCAGTGCGTACAGAGCGTTCTGGAGCAGAGCCATTCCGATCTCGAAGTCGTCATCGTGGACGACGCCTCCACCGACGGCGGCCTCGACGTGGCGCACGGTCTGCAACGCCAGGACCCGGACCGTGTGAAAGTCTATGCCAATCCCAGGAACCTGGGTGTAAGTCGCACCAGGAACTTCGGCGTTTATAAATCATCCGGACCTCTTTTAGCGTTTCTGGACGCGGACGATTACTGGCGGCCCGACAAGCTTGAAAAGCAGGTGCAGGCTTTTGGCGAGGACCCTGCGCTGGGGCTATGCCATTGCAGCGTGTCGATCGATTGCGACGAGCAGAGTGCCCGCTGGCTGGCCGAGAATCGCGGCATGGACCAGGACGCGCTCGTACGTTGGGGCGGCAGTTTCGACGCGTTCTGCCGCGAGGCGGTCAGCTTCAACCAGTTGGACTACTTCCGGCGGCTGCTCGTCTCCAACAACATTTGTCTCTCCTCCGTGATGCTGCGGCGGGACGTGTTCAAACAGGCGCGTGGCTTTCTTGATGGCGCAACCTGCCAATCCGAGGACTGGCTCCTGTGGTTGAAGCTCAGCATGATCACCCGTTTCCGGGCGCTGCCAGAGCAACTGGCTGTCTACAGATTCCACCACGAGAGCCATACTGCGCGGGTGTTCATGGGCGAGGACTTCGACTTTCAGGAGGTTCGGTCCGAGATTGTCCGCGCGGCCAGAGCTTTTGATCCTGTCCGTTTCGATGCGCTGTTTGCCGCTGCCTGCGATATTTAAGGGATATGCCTCCGGCGGCCAGAGAGGAAACTTTTAAGTAGCTTCGCGTCCCAGCGCGGCATGGTGTGGTTCAGGCGGGTGCCGGGGCTGTCCCGTCCACGCCATGCGCGGCGGGCTAGAACCGATGTGAAGACGATTCGTCGCCCGCCGCGCATGGCCGTCCGTTACAGTCCCCGGCACCCGCCGGCCAAACCCGCCCGCTGTTGCCCTCGGCATACGCCAGCCAGAGCCCGACCGGACAGCATCCAACGCTCTGTTAACGCCGGAACGTCGATTTCAAGAATTATTGAGCCCTGAAGCGCGGCTTTGCGCGCTTCAGGGCTTTCTTGCGAATTCTCTGAACAGTAACGGTGCTGCCCGCGAAGCCCACTGAGGGTCCAGGGGGATCATCCCCCTGGCCGCCGGAGGCATATTCCGTCTTGGCTTTCCAACTCCTACAATCCGGGAATTTCGCACAGCGAGCTGAGGCGGGCCTTGTCTTTTTCGGAAAAAATAAACGAGTCCTGCGGCGGAAGGCCCAGGCGCTTCAGGTGTTCCTGGTAGAGATCGTGATAGGTAAGGGCCTTGGCCTTGCCCATGTCCAGGCCCAGACAGTCGGCGGCCTTGGCTATGGTTGCCGGTTCGCCTTCGATTTCGATGAACTCGCCGAAGGGCAGCACGTCCAGGCAGACCAGGGCGTCGACGAGTCGCCACTGTTCGCGCAGCTTCTCGTACCAGAGGGCTTCCACGTAGCCCAGGCCGTGCAGGATCTCCCGCATGGCCTCGAAGTCCGCGACCTGGGTTTCCACCTCGTCCATGACCTTGACGCCGGTCGGCGCGGGATGGCTGGAGGGCTGCTTCCAGGTGAGCACCACCTTGTCGGTCTGGCGCAGGCGCAGCAGTTCTCCCTTGGCGCGCAGCTCACGGGTGGGGGTGTCGAACACCGCGTTTCGTTCGAAGCGGCAATTCTTGACCACCGCCCCGATGGAATTCAGCATGGCTCGGATGGGAGCCAGGCTGTCCACGGAGAATTTCGCTTCCACTTCCCTTGCCATGGCATCATCCACTGCACGCGCGCAGGACCTCCCTGGCGATGTCGTCCAGGGGGAGAATCTTGTCCACGCCGCCAAGCTTGATGGCCTCCTGGGGCATGCCGAACACCACGCAGCTGGCCTCGTCCTGGGCGATGGTGTAGGCCCCGGACTCTTTCATCTCGCGCATGCCCTCGGCGCCGTCGTCGCCCATGCCGGTCATGATGACGCCCACGGCGTTCTTTCCGGCGTAACGCGCCCCGGAGCGGAACAGCACGTCCACGCTTGGGCGATGCCGCCGCACGAGAGGGCCGTCCTTGACCTCGACGTAGTAGCGCGCGCCAGAGCGTTTGAGCAGCATGTGTTTGTTGCCGGGCGCTATGAGGGCCTGGCCGCGCAGCACCGTGTCGTTGTCCTTGGCTTCCTTGACGGTCACGCGGCAGATGGAGTCCAGGCGCTTGGAGAATGCGGCGGTGAAGTTCTCGGGCATGTGCTGCACGATGGCCACGCCGGGGCAGTCGCTGGGCAGGGCTTCCAGGAACACGCGCAGAGCCTCGGTTCCGCCGGTGGAGGCTCCTACCAGAACCACTTTTTCCGTGGTGCCGAACATGGCCTTGCCCGTTGGGCCGGGCAGGACGGCGTCCGCCGAGAGTTTGGGCTGCACCTGGATCTGCGGCGCGGGGATGCGCATGCGCATCTTGGCCTTGGCAGCGCCCTTGACTGCGTCGCAGATGCGGATGCGCGATTCGTCCAGGAACTGCTTGGCCCCGAGCTTGGGCTTGGTGATGATGTCCACCGCGCCGTACTCCAGGGCGCGCAGCATGGTCTCGGACCCGGCTTCGGTCAGGGTGGAACAGATGATGACCGGCAGGGGATGCTGGGCCATGATCTTCTTGAGGAAAGTCAGCCCGTCCATGCGCGGCATTTCGATGTCCAGCGTAATGACGTCGGGGACTTCCTCGGCCATGTGGGACGCTGCGTGATAGGGGTCCGACGCTGCGGCCATGACCTCGATGTCCGGGTCGGACGTCAGAATTTCGACGAGCGCCTGGCGGACCAGGGCTGAATCGTCCACCACCAGAACACGAATTTTTCCATTCTTCACGGAATTCGTCCTTATATCTTGCGGTAGACTGTGGGAGCTACGGGAGTCAGAGGCAGGTCCATGCCGGTGATGCTTTCGGAATGGCCGATGAAGAGGTTTCCCCCCGGCTCCAGGCTGTTGCAAAAGCGGCTCAGAAGATTCTCCTGGGTCTTGCGGTCGAAATAGATGATGACATTGCGGCAGAAGATAATGTGCTTGGGTTTGTCGAACCTGAACTCTTCCATGAAATTGAGGCGCTGAAAGCTTATGTGGCTGCGCACTTCCTGATTGAACCGGATGAGCCCCGTACATCTGTTCTTGCCGCGCAGCATGTAGCGTTTCTTGTACTCCATGGGGACGTTCGAGAGCTTCTCCTCGGGATAGGTGGCGCGCATGGCCCGCTCCAGCACTTGGGTGGAAATGTCCGTCGCGAGTATGGAGAAACGGAACCCCTGGTTCTCCCGGGCGTATTCTGAGAGCACCATGGCCAGAGTGTAGGGCTCCTCGCCGGAGGAACATCCCGCGCTCCAGAGGCGCAAGGGCTCCGAGATGCTGTGGCGCCGCAGATAATCGGGCAGCACCTTCTGCACCAGTATGTCGAAGTGCTTGGGTTCGCGGAAGAATTCGGTGGTGTTGGTGGTGACGGTGTCGATCAGGCAGATGAGTTCGTTGTCCATGCCCGACTGCGTGAAGAGGTAGTCGCAGTAGGCGGAGTAGGAATCCATGCCCAGCACGCGAAGACGTTTGTGCAGCCGGGCTTCGAGCATGGTTTTCTTGGCGGGCGGCAGCTTGATGCCGCACTCCGAATAAATGAACTCCGCCAGGCGTTTGAACTCGCGATCGGGCAGGCTCTGCGAGCGCGTCGTCGAGCCGTTCCTGCCGGGTTCCGATGTGGTGGCTGAAAACATGCGCTCGCTCATGACAGAATTATCTGACCTCGCCAAGAGACAGGCGAACTATACGTTTTACGTCCAGAATGAGCGACATGGTGCCGTCGCCCTGGATGGTGGCTCCTGAGAAGCCTTCCAGTCGGCGGAAAACAGGGCCGAGGCTCTTGATGACCGTCTGGTGCTCGCCCACCACGTGGTCCACCACCATGCCCATCCGGTTGCCGTCCACATTGAGGATGACCACCTGTTCGATGGAAGGCAACTCGCCCGGCAGCCGGAACCATTCCCTCAGGGAGATGATGGGCACGACCTCGCCGCGCAGGTTGATCATCCGCCGCCTGCCTTCCGCGCCCAGATCCTTGCGGTCCAGTTGCACGCACTCCTCCACCACGTCCAGGGGCAGGACGTAACTCTCCGTTCCCACGCACACCTGGAGCCCGTCGATGATGGCCAGGGTCAGCGGCAGCCGGATGGTCACCACGGACCCCTTGTGCAGTTCGGTATCGATGTCGATGCTGCCTCGCATGGCGTTCACCACGCGCTTGACCACGTCCATGCCCACTCCTCGCCCGGACACGCTGGAAACGGTCTGCGCAGTGGAAAAGCCAGGCAGAAAAATGAGCTCCAGGGTTTCACGCAGGGTGAGTTCGGCATTATCGGAGATGAGGCCACGCTCCACGGCCTTCTGGCGGACTTTCTCCGGATCGATGCCCTTGCCGTCGTCCACGATCTGGATGACCACGTCGCCGCCGGAGTGCTCCGCGCCCAGTTGCAGGGTGCCGCGCCGGGGCTTGCCTGCGGCTTCACGCTGGTCCGGTGTCTCGATGCCGTGGTCGATGCTGTTGCGCAGCAGGTGAATGAGCGCGTCCCCCAGGCGGTCCAGCACGGTCTTGTCGAGCTCCGTGTCCTCGCCGCTGGTGACCAGGTCGATCTCCTTGCCGATCTCGGCGGAGAGATCGCGCACCAGGCGGCGATAGGTGCTGAATGTCGAGCCGATGGGGAGCATGCGGATTGCCAGGGTGGAGTCGCGGATGTCGTCGCTCAGGCGCTCCAACTGCTCCGCCAGGGTGACGATCATGGAGTTGCCAAGGCTTGGGGCCACCTGCTTGATCTGCGCCTGCACGATCACCAGTTCGCCCACGAGGTCCTGGAGCAGGTCCAGCTTTTCAGCCGAGACGCGCAGGCTGGAGGTGCCTTCCGGCCCCTTTTTCTGCTCCTGCTTCTGCTTGACCAGACTCTGTTCGGCCAGGGCGGCCTCGACCGACCTTTCGGGCAGCATGCCCGCCTCGGTCAGGATGGCTCCCAGCCTTTTCTGCCCGCTGAGCGCCCGGTTGATACCTTCGGCGGTTATGTCTCCCCGCTCGATGAGGATCTCGCCGAGTTTTTTGAGCTCCACGTCGCCCGAAGTCTCCACCGTGCTGATGGAGAAGTCGCACTCGTCCTCCACGAAGATGAAAACGTCGCGGATGGCGTTTTCGGTGGCGTCGGAAGTCAGCAGCACGTCCCACCAGATATGGCAGTTCTGCGGGTCCAGTTCGCGCAGAGGCGGGATGTCCTCAATGTGGGCGAAAACCATGGTCTGGCCAAGGCTGCGCAGGTCCTCGATGAGATACTCGGGGTTGTTGCCCGTGGCGTAGATTCCGGTTTTGGGACGCACCCGGACCCGATGGACCGAGCCGTCCCCGGCTTCTCCGTTCTCCAGGGGAAGGTCGCAGACGCCCGGTTGCATGGCGGAGTCATCACCTGGCGCAGACTGAGCCGCCAGAACCCTGAAACCGTTCAGCACGGTCTCTGCGGCGTCCACATAGTCGCCCAGATCGGTCCCGTCATGCTCCAGGAGCACCTTCACATGGTCTTTCGCCTGAAAGGTCAGATCCAGCAGAACCTTGGTAACCTGAAGATGGCCTGAACGAACCTGATCGAAGACGGTTTCGACCTCGTGTGTGAACTGGGCGATATCGTCGAAGCCGAACATGGCTCCGGACCCCTTGAGGGTATGCATGGCGCGGAACACGCGATTGACGAGTTCCATATCACCGGGGGAGTCCTCAAGCTCGAGCAGGGCAGATTCGAGCTCCACCAGAAGATCGGCGGCCTCGTCCCGGAATGCCTGGCGATGGATGTCTTCCATGTCCGCCTT includes the following:
- a CDS encoding PD-(D/E)XK nuclease family protein is translated as MNPITIIPWDRDFMTGLASHLVERFQGRFEDLIVLFPHRRPRRYLLDKLAEDERLPKPCLLPRILSIDELFAELATELHPQPLRPLTELDRVGVLHAVVTRLKVGLRGPDNAFPAEVKDFFPWGLKLAELFEELFQQGIDADNLDHVQDMVLPTAAALLGNLKTIQAAYRRELLESGSCTPGLLRSLVAAQAERAVDILADKQVLACGFHVLSGSEEALLKPLWQNDRAELLWHTDPAVAEPGQEAHWSCQEHLSWLKAWKAKAQTAQDEKRSPLPSWRTRTDQFSLFSAASAPEPSRRARITFHQGFDLHSQLMALRQELDAVTDTAGFAVVLPDTSMLMPVLHHLPRRDVNVSMGFPMWRSPLYQLIETILRLQEGRMPGGYHWREVIALLRHPLLKLLRIGEETPLRLLFHDWEAAIRQGEKYLDPSGWTPPEAVPGGPPEASPEAKALRERVVEVCFTAFEDATTPRRMAQALVGLASLLLDPEHSGGRWERFIIDAACLARLMDQVIPELHDSAISAELFPPEAVRSMTRDLLKRQRVPFEADPLSGLQVLGMLETRLLTFERVFILGATEEALPGTPRPDPLLPDPLRQALGLPGQRERDMIAAHTFYRLIQGAREVGILYSSGIQPGLLDGKSLPSRYVEQLIWEEEKRQGRLIAPGEEPRRLITLPMRGVRPPAPDVENTRACRLKLESRLRYQGVTPTLLDSFLRCPLAYFFKYLTPLEALDEVAEEGDPPAFGNLVHEVLQDFFRPLIGKRLEAGQLDGQALADLFTKRLHDSQFFRQMPVHGRLMLERTARRRLADFAQGSPACTPLELEKRIDAELELDGARYRLGGTLDRLDERDAGLFILDYKTGSPKKPGKKFWDDPDIWDVVNAGDVDSGLSMLPELAQKLVSIQMPLYLHAFWKATGREAVNGAFVCLGKGGDEAALFGADMDPDAAAAAIQDKTPLLAGFILKMMLQSPHFSPQVSPGCAWCAWRQACPSGGDE
- a CDS encoding CheR family methyltransferase, encoding MFSATTSEPGRNGSTTRSQSLPDREFKRLAEFIYSECGIKLPPAKKTMLEARLHKRLRVLGMDSYSAYCDYLFTQSGMDNELICLIDTVTTNTTEFFREPKHFDILVQKVLPDYLRRHSISEPLRLWSAGCSSGEEPYTLAMVLSEYARENQGFRFSILATDISTQVLERAMRATYPEEKLSNVPMEYKKRYMLRGKNRCTGLIRFNQEVRSHISFQRLNFMEEFRFDKPKHIIFCRNVIIYFDRKTQENLLSRFCNSLEPGGNLFIGHSESITGMDLPLTPVAPTVYRKI
- a CDS encoding class IV adenylate cyclase; protein product: MAREVEAKFSVDSLAPIRAMLNSIGAVVKNCRFERNAVFDTPTRELRAKGELLRLRQTDKVVLTWKQPSSHPAPTGVKVMDEVETQVADFEAMREILHGLGYVEALWYEKLREQWRLVDALVCLDVLPFGEFIEIEGEPATIAKAADCLGLDMGKAKALTYHDLYQEHLKRLGLPPQDSFIFSEKDKARLSSLCEIPGL
- a CDS encoding chemotaxis protein CheA: MEDIHRQAFRDEAADLLVELESALLELEDSPGDMELVNRVFRAMHTLKGSGAMFGFDDIAQFTHEVETVFDQVRSGHLQVTKVLLDLTFQAKDHVKVLLEHDGTDLGDYVDAAETVLNGFRVLAAQSAPGDDSAMQPGVCDLPLENGEAGDGSVHRVRVRPKTGIYATGNNPEYLIEDLRSLGQTMVFAHIEDIPPLRELDPQNCHIWWDVLLTSDATENAIRDVFIFVEDECDFSISTVETSGDVELKKLGEILIERGDITAEGINRALSGQKRLGAILTEAGMLPERSVEAALAEQSLVKQKQEQKKGPEGTSSLRVSAEKLDLLQDLVGELVIVQAQIKQVAPSLGNSMIVTLAEQLERLSDDIRDSTLAIRMLPIGSTFSTYRRLVRDLSAEIGKEIDLVTSGEDTELDKTVLDRLGDALIHLLRNSIDHGIETPDQREAAGKPRRGTLQLGAEHSGGDVVIQIVDDGKGIDPEKVRQKAVERGLISDNAELTLRETLELIFLPGFSTAQTVSSVSGRGVGMDVVKRVVNAMRGSIDIDTELHKGSVVTIRLPLTLAIIDGLQVCVGTESYVLPLDVVEECVQLDRKDLGAEGRRRMINLRGEVVPIISLREWFRLPGELPSIEQVVILNVDGNRMGMVVDHVVGEHQTVIKSLGPVFRRLEGFSGATIQGDGTMSLILDVKRIVRLSLGEVR
- a CDS encoding glycosyltransferase family 2 protein; translation: MPAVSVIVSLYNHARYLSQCVQSVLEQSHSDLEVVIVDDASTDGGLDVAHGLQRQDPDRVKVYANPRNLGVSRTRNFGVYKSSGPLLAFLDADDYWRPDKLEKQVQAFGEDPALGLCHCSVSIDCDEQSARWLAENRGMDQDALVRWGGSFDAFCREAVSFNQLDYFRRLLVSNNICLSSVMLRRDVFKQARGFLDGATCQSEDWLLWLKLSMITRFRALPEQLAVYRFHHESHTARVFMGEDFDFQEVRSEIVRAARAFDPVRFDALFAAACDI
- a CDS encoding protein-glutamate methylesterase/protein-glutamine glutaminase yields the protein MKNGKIRVLVVDDSALVRQALVEILTSDPDIEVMAAASDPYHAASHMAEEVPDVITLDIEMPRMDGLTFLKKIMAQHPLPVIICSTLTEAGSETMLRALEYGAVDIITKPKLGAKQFLDESRIRICDAVKGAAKAKMRMRIPAPQIQVQPKLSADAVLPGPTGKAMFGTTEKVVLVGASTGGTEALRVFLEALPSDCPGVAIVQHMPENFTAAFSKRLDSICRVTVKEAKDNDTVLRGQALIAPGNKHMLLKRSGARYYVEVKDGPLVRRHRPSVDVLFRSGARYAGKNAVGVIMTGMGDDGAEGMREMKESGAYTIAQDEASCVVFGMPQEAIKLGGVDKILPLDDIAREVLRACSG